In Rhodanobacter denitrificans, the sequence TTACGACCGCAGCTTCGCCTTCCTCAACGAGCAGGTGCGCCCGACCGAACCGTTGCTGGTCGGCGTCGGTTACGCGTTCCAGGAACTGCCGCAGGTCGAGGAGGAAGCGTGGGACGTGCCGCTCGACTTCATCGCCACCGAGCGCGAGCTGATCGACTGCCACCCGGAAGCAAACGCATGAACCACTGGCTGATGAAGTCCGAACCGGACGCGTTCTCGATCGACGACCTGAAACGCAAGAAGCGCGAAGCCTGGGACGGCGTGCGCAACTACCAGGCGCGCAACTTCATGCGCGACGGCATGCGCGTGGGCGACCCGGTCTTCTTCTACCACTCCAACTGCGCCGTACCCGGCATCGTCGGCATCGCCGAAGTGGCCACGGATGCGTACCCCGATCCCAGCCAGTTCGACCCCAAGAGCAGATACTTCGACCCCGGCAGCTCGCGAGACAAACCGCGCTGGATGCTGGTCGACGTGAAGTTCGTGAAGAAGCTCAAGCGCACGATCAGCCTGGACGAACTGAAGAACGACCCTGCCCTCGCCGACATGCCGCTGCTGCGCAAGGGCAACCGGCTCTCGGTGATGCCGGTCGACGCGGCGCACTGGAAATACATCCTCGCGCTGGAATGAGCGCGAGCCGACCACCCTCCACCGGAATCCACCGATGAGCAACGCCAACGAAAAACGCCAGGCCGGCGAAGCCGCGATCCGCTACGTCGAGGACGGCGCCATCGTCGGCGTCGGCACCGGCTCCACCGTGGCGTTCTTCATCGACGCGCTGGCCGACCTGAAGCAGCGCATCCAGGGCGCGGTGTCCAGCTCGGAGCAGTCCACCGCGCAGCTGAAGAAGCTCGGCATCCCGGTGCTCGACCTCAACGCCACCGGCCCGCTGACGCTCTATGTCGACGGCGCCGACGAGTGCGACCCGTACAAGCGCCTGATCAAGGGCGGCGGCGCCGCGCTGACGCGCGAGAAGATCGTCGCCGCGGCGAGCGAAAAGTTCGTCTGCATCATCGACTCCAGCAAGCGGGTCGAGCTGCTCGGCAAGTTCCCGGTGCCGATCGAGGTGATCCCGATGGCGCGCAGCCTGATCGGCCGCGAGATCGTCAAGCGCGGCGGCCACCCGGTATGGCGCGACGGCGTGGTCACCGACAACGGCAACTGGATCATCGACGTGCACGGCTGGCAGATCGTCGACCCGGCCGCGCTGGAAAGCGAGCTGAACCAGCTGCCCGGCATCGTCACCGTCGGCCTGTTCGCGCGGCGTCCGGCGGACGTGGTGCTGATCGGCGACCAGTTGATGGGCTGACGGCGGCGGCGGGCGTCGCTCGCTCGGCGCAATCATCGCGCGTGCCTTGATTCGTGCGCGGTCCCGCCCTGGACCGCCTCAGCGGATCACGCCGCGCCCGCCGGTTTTTCCGATTTGCCGAGCTTGATGTGGCGGCCCTTGAAGCGCGCCTCGCGCAGACGCCGCGCATGCGCAGCGAGAATGTCGCCCCGCGTGATGATGCCCACCAACCGATGCGGATCGTTCTTGCTCACCACCACCAGTCGCCCCACGCTCTCGGCGACCATGTGGTCGGCGGCCTCACGCAGTGAATGATCTTCGGTGACCGCGATCGGCGGCCGCGTCAGCAACTCCCCCAGCGCCAGGGTGTAATGCCATTGCGGATCGAGCAGGCTGCGCCGGGTCAACACGCCTTGCACGCGGCCCTGTTCGTCCACCACCGGATAACCCTGATGCTGAGTATGCGAGGCCTCGTCGGCCAGCCAGCGCCGCACTTCGGCAAGCGTCTGCGTGGTTCGCAGGGTAGTCACATTGCGCGAACAGGCCGTGCCCACGCTGACCTGCTCCAGGTAGTCGGCGGCATATTCCGACGGCACCTTCACGCCGCGACGGGCGATTTTCTCGGTCATGATGGTGTTGCGCATGAGCAGGGCCGAGATCAGGTAGGCAGCGGTGCAGCCACCCAGCAGGGGCAGCAGGCTGGCTGGCTGACGCGTGGTTTCGAAGGCGAAGACCACCGCCGTCAGCAGCGCGCGCGACGAGCCGGCGAAAATGGCCGCCATGCCCACCAGCGCCGCGATGCGCGGGTCGATGCCGAAGCCCGGCAGAAAATGATTGATGCCGATGCCGATCACCGCACCCAGCGAACCGCCGATCATGAACAGCGGTGCCAGCGTACCGCCGGAGGTGCCGCTGCCAAGCGCGATCACCCAGGAGACAAACTTCAATGCGCCAAAGCTGAGCAGCATGGTGAGACCGAAGTGGCCCTGTACAAGGGCGTCGATGTTGTCATAGCCCACGCCCAGGGTTCGCGGCTCGATCCAGCCGACGAAGCCGGCAACCAGCGCCCCCAATGCCGGCCACCACATCCAGTGAACCGGCAGTTTCTCGAACATGTCCTCAACGCCGTAAACCGCCTTGGTCACCCACACCGAGGCGTAACCGACCAGACCACCGATCAGGACGAAGCTGATCAGCGCCCAACCTCCTGGCTGCAGCACGTCGGGCATGGGAAACACCGGCGCGGCGCCGTAGGTCGCATAGCGCACGCCAACTGCCGTCACCGCGGCCAAGGCCACCGGGATCAGCGAGCGTGGACGCAGTTCGAACAACAGCAACTCCACCGCCAGCACCAGCGATGCCACCGGTGCACCGAACACCGCCGCCATGCCGGCCGCCGCACCGGCAGCCAGCAGCACCTTGCGTTCGTTGGCGGTGACTCGCAGGAGCTGGCCAATCAGCGAACCCATGGCGCCGCCGGTGGAGATGATCGGCCCCTCGGCACCGAACGGGCCGCCGGTGCCAATGGCAAATGCCGACGACAGCGGCTTCAACCAGGTGATCCGCGCCGGGATGTTGGATTCATTGGTGAGGATCTGCTCCATTGCCTCGGGAATGCCGTGCCCCTGGATTGCCCGCGAACCCCAGCGCGCCATGACGCCCGCAAGCAGGCCACCCACGACCGGAATCAGGATGACCCACGCCCCCAGCTGGTTGTCGGCCGGCGACAGCACGAACGAGCCCGTACGCGCATGCGGGCCGATTACGTCCGACACCCGACCGTAGAAGCACAGGTCGGTGATCAGGTTGATCGTGAGCATCAGCAGTTGCGCGACATAAGCCGCGACGACACCCAGAATCACCGCCAGTACGCTGATCAGCAGAATGCGGCGCGTGACCAGGGTGGATTTGCGCGGCATCCGCGCGGCATCCAGTGAAAGGCCCAGCGCAGGGGCAATCGGCAGTGCATCCGTGCTGCCTACCGTGCGCACATCGGTATGCTCCACGGGGGTGTCAGTGGCTGGCGTCATGAAATCATCACGGGGGTGAAAACGGGGATTTTACTCTGGTGCACTGCAAAACCGAAGGGACGAAGTCCATGAATTTGCACGCAATATCTTGCTGCTTCGCGACAACGCCTCGGCTCGAAAGCGGTGACGCTCAGTCCCGGCGTGCTTTCGGCCGGAACGAAAAAGCCCGCCATGAGGCGGGCTTCTCGGCCGGACCGCCACGCATCACTGCGGGTGTCGGCATCTGGATTTTGGCAGCCCCGGATGGATTCGAACCACCGAATGCCTGAGTCAGAGTCAGGTGCCTTACCGCTTGGCGACGGGGCTAGGAAGCTTAGTTTAGCGCTTCGAGAACTGCGTGGCGCGACGCGCCTTGTGCAGACCGACCTTCTTGCGCTCGACCTCGCGGGCGTCGCGGGTCACGAAGCCAGCCTTGCGCAGCGGCGACTTCAGGCTTTCGTCATACTCGATCAGCGCGCGGGCGATGCCCAGGCGGATTGCACCAGCCTGGCCGGTGATGCCGCCGCCGGCGACCGTCACCTTGATGTCGAACTTGTCGGTGTTCTGGGTCAGTTCGAGCGGCTGGCGCACGATCATGCACGAGGTCTCGCGGCCGAAGAACTGTTCGAGCGACTTGCCGTTGACTTCGATCGCGCCCTTGCCCTTGCGCAGGAACACGCGGGCGGCGGAGGCCTTGCGGCGGCCGGTGCCGTAATTCTGCTGGGTTGCCATGCTCATTTCCTTAGATCTCCAGCGCCTGCGGCTGCTGTGCGGTATGCGGATGCTCGGCGCCGCCGTAGACCTTGAGCTTGCGATACATCTCGCGGCCCAGCGGGTTCTTCGGCAGCATGCCCTTGACGGCGATCTCGATCACGCGCTCCGGGTAGGTCGCCAGCAGGTCCTTCAGGCTGGTGGTCTTCAGGTTGCCGACGTAACCGGTGAAGCGGTGGTACATCTTGTCGTCCAGCTTGGCGCCGGTGACCGCCACCTTCTGCGCGTTGATCACCACGATATAATCGCCGGTGTCGCAGTGCGGGGTGTATTCCGGCTTGTGCTTGCCGCGCAGACGACGGGCGATTTCGGTCGACAGGCGACCGAGCGTCTTGTTCGTAGCGTCGACCACGAACCAGTCGCGCTTGACGTTGTCGGCATTGGCGCTAAACGTTTTCATTTCAGAATACCTGTCTGCCGCCGTGAGGCGGTACGCATGATTCAGGAAAGCATGCTTCGGTGGAACAAAGGCGCGAGATGATAGCGGAGCCGTCATCCACGGCGCAAGCCTGCCGGTCGGCAAGCTGTGAGCTGGCAATGATAGCATGACCGGCAGGGTGCTTGAAAAGCCCCCAGCACGCGCCCGCTGGGCGTATCGCCGAGCTGGCTGCCCGAGGCGTCGGTGGCGGGTCTCTGCCACCGGTATCGACGCACCGGGACTGGCCCCGGCACCTGCCGGCCTTGCCGGCCCAACAACTCGAACAGCTCCCCCGAACCAGGAAAGCCCATGACCGTGCGCACACTGAGCCCCCTCGACCGCCTGCTCGCCGGTTGTGAACGCGCGCTGGAGGCGATCGCCGGTTCACCGCAGTCGCATCGGCGCTCACCCGCCCGCGGCATCGCCGAGACGGACATGGATGACGCCGACCGCCGCCACGCCGCCGGCCTGATGCGCGTCAACCACACCGGCGAGGTCTGCGCGCAGGCGCTGTACTTCGGCCAGGCCGCGCTGGCACGCCATGCCGACAACCGCCAGCACCTGCTGCATGCCGCCGCCGAGGAAACCGACCACCTGGCCTGGTGCGCCGAGCGCCTGCAGCAACTGGACAGCCGCCCGAGCCTGCTCAACCCGCTGTGGTACGCCGGCAGCTACGCGATCGGTGCCGCCGCCGCGCTGGCCGGCGATCCGCTCAGCCTGGGCTTCGTGGTCGAGACCGAGCGCCAGGTGGAGGCACACCTGGCCGAGCACCTGGAAAAGCTGCCCATGCAGGACGCGCGCTCGCGCGCGGTGCTGACCCAGATGCAGTCGGACGAGATCCGCCACGCGCAGGCCGCGCAGGCACACGGCGGCGTCGAGCTGCCCGGGCCGCTGCCAACACTGATGCGGCTCAGCTCGTTGGTGATGAAAGCGGTGGCTTATCGCATATAGGCCCGGCTTCCCGCGAACGTGGCGGCACTTTGCTGCCGGATAATGCGCGAGGCCCGGCGGCGCATTCCCAGAAGCCGGTAATCTGCCGAATGGCGTTCGGCGCGGAATTGAAACTCCGGAAAACGGTCGACACCCAACGAACAATGCGGCCCGGTTCCCCGGGCCGCATTGCGAATCCAACGCTTGCTCGGCTTTCCCAGCTTACTTGCCGCTTTGGTAAAGCGAGAAGTAGCGACCGGCTGCGACGGCATAGGCAGCGCGGGTGACCGAGAGACTCGGATCGAAGTAGGCGTGCAGGGTCGGCTGCAAGTCATACGGCCCCTGGACCACCGTGAAACGCGCATTGATGACGCCGCGATCCAGCGCCAACTGCACGTAACCACGCAGGTTGGCCGGAATCGAAGCCGCATCGTCGAGCGGGATGCGCCGGCCATCGTAGAACGCGGTGAGAGTGCCGGTAAACGAGCGCGCCTCATTCTGCAACGCCAGGCTTTGCACCAGGGAGTAGGCGAGGCCAAGTCGACTGACGCTGTCGTTCGACCGGAACGCGCCGTTCGGCTGCAGGGTCATCACGCCGTCCTGGCCATTGCTCAGATCACGCAAGGCACCCCCACGGGCGATGGCCGATTCGGCAAACGGATACATGCTGTCGCTGGCACCGACATCGGTAAAGCTGGGCTTGCCGGAGAACGGCAGGTATTGGCGCACGCTGGCGCCCATCAGCAGGTATTGCGCCAGTTCGCCACGCTTGAGGAACTGGTCGGGACGGAACTGCCCGTTCGGATAACCGTCGACGAGGCGGTTGGCAACGGCGAACTGGATCGCCGACCTGGCCGGATGATTGGCGATGTCGCTGAGCCCGGTGTAACCGCCGCTGTTCAGGAAGCCGACCTCGCCGGTCACCGTGCCAGGCGCCGCATAGCCGTTGGTGACCTTGGCTGGATCGAGGCCGACGCCGGAGACCGAACCGATGCCGCGCACGGTAACCCGCCACACGCCCGGCTTGGCCGGCGCGCCGGTGGTGACCGTATCGCCGATGACCGGCAGGGCGATCGACGAGCCATAGCGCACGCCGTCCGGGTCGATCAGCACCAGCGCCAGGGTATTGGCGTCGATGGTGGCGCGCGCGCTCACCCAGGCCGTCTCCGGCCCGACCGTGAAGGACTGCTCGCCCACCGGGCCCACCGGCGCGAAGTTCACCGAGAACGGCACCGGCGGCGGTCCGGCGACGATCACCTGGTTGCTGTTGAAGCTGTTCAGCGCGTTCACCGTCGCGCCGAAACCGTTACGCACGCCAGCGGCTTCGGCCACGGCGGTATAGGCGTTGATGTGCCCCGCGCCGGCTTCCCACGGCAGTCGACCGGTCATGTTGGTGGCGGTACGCGCGATGATGTCGCGGACATTCGCCGGGGTGAGGTTCGGGTTGGCCTCGAGCATCAGCGCGACGATGCCCGCCACGTGCGGCGTGGCCATCGAGGTACCGCTCATCACGGTGTAGAACGGCAAGTTGGCCGGCGAAAGAGTCGCCGCGTCTTTTTCAGCCGCAAGTGCCGGCAGCGTGCCCGTGCTGTCGCGGGTGGAGACGATGTCTACGCCAGGGGCCACGATGGTCGGCTGGTTGACGTAGGTCCACTGCACGCCGTCGGGCATCCTGAAAGTACTCGACTCGCCACGCTTGCCGCGCGAGGAAAAACCGGTCAGCACGCCGTTCTTCTCGCCGGCGCCAACCGAAATGACCCAGGGAGCCTGGGCATACGGGTTGTGGGTATCTTCACCCGGACCGTCGTTGCCGGCGGCGAACACGCTGACGATGCCGCGCTTGTACAGCTCGTAGGTGGCGATGTTGACCGGGTTCGCCGGATCGAATTTGCCCGAGCTGCCCCAGGAGTTGCTGGTCACGCGGATCGGGTTGTGGAAACTGAACTGGTTGGTCGCGGCGTAGTCGAGGCCGCCGACCGCGTCGAGGATGAGCAACACCGCACCGGAACCGTAGCCGACCAAATCGGCGCCCGGCGCCACCCCGCGGTACAGGCCATTCGAGCGCGCGCCGGTGCCGCCGATGGTGCCGGCGCAGTGGGTGCCGTGGCCCGAACCCCAGTCGGTATTGGGCACGCCCTCGACGTAGGTGATCGGCAGCATCGAGTCGTACGCGGCGAGGTTGGTGGCGCCCTGCGCGTTTTGCACCAGATGCGGGCCATACTGCAGGTCCATATGGGTGCCGTCGACGCCGGAGTCGTTGACCAGCACGCTCACGCCCTTGCCGCTGAACGGGATCGCGCGACGGTAGTCGGCCGGGTTCTCGACCGCGCGCGCGGCGCCGGATATCTCGCGGGCCTCCTGGTTGAGATACTCCAGCGGCGAATTGAAGAAGATCGAGACCACATCACTGTGCCGGGCCAGCGCACGGATCTGTTCCGGGGTGGCCAGCGCGCCGGCGATCGGCAGCGTGTGCATGGTCACGCCCTTGCTGATGCCCAGCGCATTGAGCTCGGCCACCTGCCCGGCCGTCACCGGGCCGGACTGCTGGTAGCTGATGACGACCTGCAACTGGTCCGTGGGGGCGGCAACACCCATCTTCGTCAGCAGTTGCGGGTCGAGCTGGGCATCGGCCAGCGCAACGCCGCTGGCCAGCAGGCCTGCCGCCACGGCACAGAGGCGGAAGGTCCTGCGTTTGACGTTTGGAACAAACATGGACGACATAGTGATGGCTCCGGAGATTCGCCCGCCGGAAATGGGGCGCCCCCGGAGTATCCCGACCGACATGGCGGCTTCTCCATCCGGGATTGCACCCACCCGCCACAGGGGAAATCACCCACGCCTCCATTCCGCTGGCATCCCGATATCCACGCCCCGGCCGATTGGCAGCAGCGCGCATGTCGATCAGCGGAGGGCGCCGCCCGCGATTGTCCGCACTCCGGCGAGTGTGCCACCGGGCACCAGACGCGCCCGTACTGAGTGAACTCCCCTATTGGCGCCACCGCACCGGATCGGCTAGGTTCAGGCGTCCGCACGATTTTCCGAACGCCTGCCGTCATCGGCGTCGCATTGCAGGAGTCCGTCATGCCGAAATTCGCTCTCACCGCCAAGCTGGTGTTCGGCCTGGCCCTTTGCCTGTGCGCCCCGCTGGCCCTGGCGCAGAACTTGCCTGTCACCGTCGCGGTCGCCGGCAACGTGGCGACGGTGCGGGTCGACCTGCCTACCCAGCAGATGCTGGCCGAAGTGATCCTGACCTTCGACGACAGCCTGGGCCTGACTCCGGGCAGTCTCGGCGTGAGTGCGCAGCTGGTGGACCTGTCCAGTCCAGCGCTGCTGGGGCGACTGCCCAATGCCAGCCTGAACCGGCTCGATCCTTCGTTTGCGCTGATGGTCACGATCGAGCCGCCGGCACTCGGTGGTCTCAGCTTTCAGCGCACCGTGCACGTCGAGGTGCATACCCATGCGCTCGCCTACACGGCAGGAAGCCAGTTGCGCCTGTTCAAGGCACCGCTGAATGGAAGCTTCCGCGACATCACCGATGAGATTGCGCCCGGCAGCGTGCGCGCACGCGGCACCACCGGGGGCTTCTCGCAGTTCCTGGTACTGACCGATCTCCGCTCCAGCAGCGAGGTGGTGACGGACAAGTTCGGCCGGCTGCAGTCGCTGATCGCGGCGCTGCCGCTGTCCGAGCGCGGACCGCTGCAGATGAACGCGGACGCGGCGCAGAGCGCCGTCAATCAGGGACAGTTCGGCGACGCCCTGAGCTCACTCGATCAGCTGCGCGCGCGCGTGGTGAGCCGGGCCGGCACGGCGATTCCCTCGCAATGGCGGGCCACCCGCGATACCGATAACCAGGCTGGCGAACTACTGGCCGCCACCTCCACACTGGCTTTCAGTATCGGTTACCAGCGCGACTTCGGCCGCTGAAGGGTCTGACCGCGCGAAGGTGGGTGCAGGGGGCGGTACATGGCGGCCAAGCTGCTTGGCCGGGCCTTGCGCGGGGCCGTCTGTGCACGCGAATGCCGTGCGCTAATATGCCTGCATGCAGGCACGGCTGACCGCATTTGTCCCGGACCACGCCGCCCTCACCCGCTCTCTGAGCCCGGGTGACCGGTTGCGGATTGGTCGTGCCGACGACTGCGGGCTGCTGCTGGAACACCCCTCGATATCGCGCGCACACGCCGAACTTTTCGCCAGCGACGACGGACGCTGGCAGCTGGCCGACCTGCGCAGCAAGAACGGCAGCTTCGTTGAAGGCGCCCGGATCGACTCTGCCTCGATCGACACGTCCTGCTGGTTGCGCTTCGGCGATGTCCATTGCGAGTTGGCGCTGCTCGACGGCGCCGCGGCGGAAGCCGACGCCAGGCGCCGCAACGAACGTCACCGCACGGCTACCGCATGCACGGCCCACCTGGACACGATTGCCCGCAAGGACCGTAGCGATGATGCCCCCGGCCAGTCGCTGCCCGACGCCAGCCTGCGCGCGGTGGCCGAGCTCGCCGGCTGCAGCCGTGGCTTCCTGCTGGTCGACACGCACGGCCGCTACCGCGTCCTCGCCGCGCTCGCGCTGGATCCGTCGCAGATGATCGGTCGCGAATTCGCCGGCAGCCTCAGTGCGGTCACCCGCGCCATCGAGCAACGCCGCCCGGTCGTCTTCAACGACATCGGCGGCGATGTGTGGCCCGGCGCCTGTGCCTCGGTAGTCCAGGCCGGGTTGCGCACGCTGGTCTGTCTGCCGTTGCTCGACGGCAACCAGGTGCTCGGCGCGATCTACGCCGATCGCCGCGAACCGGGTCCGCCCCTGACCACGCTCGACCTGGAACTGCTGGAGGCGTTTGCCGACCGCACCGCGCTGTGGCTCATCGCGCGTCGCGCGCGCGAGGACCTGGCCATGTATCCATCCACGCCGCCACTCGACTGGAACAGCATCCTCACCGAGAGGATTCTGGAGACATGACGAGCCAGCCGACCGCCACTGGCATCTATGCGCACATGAACCTGGCGCCCGGCACGATGCTTGCCGGGCGTTTTCGCATCGAGGCGCTGCTCGGGGCGGGTGGCATGGGCGTGGTCTATCGTGCCCACGACACTGCGCTGGACGTGCCGGTCGCGCTCAAACTGTTGCGGCCCGAGCTGGCGGTCCGATCGGATTCCTTTGAACGATTTCGCCAGGAGCTGTTGCTCGCGCGCCAGGTTTCCAGCCCGCATGTGGTGCGCATCCACGACCTCGCCCAGCACGATGGCCACTGGCTGATCAGCATGGATTATGTCGACGGCGAAGGGCTGGACCAGCGCATCGACCGTGGCGCGATGCCGCTGGAGGACGCGTTGCGGATCGCACGGCAGATCGCTCTCGGCCTGCAGGCTGCCCATGCCCGGATGGTGGTACATCGCGACCTGAAGCCGGCCAACGTGCTCGTCGACCGCGAGGGCAACGCGTACATCAGCGACTTCGGCGTGGCCCGTTCGCTCGCCAGCAGCGGCCTCACCCTCGCCGGTACGGGCGCGGTGATCGGCACTCCCGATTACCTCTCCCCGGAACAAGCCCGCGGTGATCCGGTCGATACGCGCAGCGATCTGTATGCACTGGGCCTGATCATGCACGAGATGCTGACGGGCGCGCCTGCGTTCCAGGGCGCCACTGCCGCCGAGGCAATCGTCCAGCGACTGGTCCGCACCCCGTCGCCGGTCACCCGCGAACGCCCCGACGTGCCGGCCTGGGTCGCCCGACTGATCGAACGACTGCTGCGACCGCGTCCGGCGCACCGACTGCCGGATGCGGCCGCCGTGATCCAGGCCATAGACCGCCGCGCGATGCCGCGCGATCTGCGTGCGCATCGTCGCGCCTGGCTCGCAACGGTAGCCTTGCTGGCCTCGATCGGCATCACGGGCACGCTTTGGTGGATGCCACACGACAAGACGACCGGCAACGACGCCTCGCCACCGCTCCATCGGGTTCTGGTGTTGCCGTTGCGTGGCGCGGCACTACCGGTACCGCGCGTGATCGCACTGGACGCCTACCTGCGCGCGACCCTGTTCGCGCTGCCCGGTGTCGCCAGCGTCGATACCGACCGGACCTTCCAGGCGCTGCGCCAGCTGGACGCGGCCGGCAGCACCCCCGACCCGGCCGCGCTGCGCCGCCTTGCTGCTGCCGATCGCACCTTGTCCCCGGATCTGCGCCAACGCAACGGTCACTGGTACGTGCACGCCGAGCTGCGCAAGGACGACGCCGCGACGCAGACCCTGGACGGTCCGCCAGCCGCCGACGCGGCCACCGCCTTGCATGCCTGGCTCGCCCAGCCGGCCCTGGCCAAGGCACTCGGCGCACCTGCGCCCGCACCCGAGCTGAAACTGCCCGCCGAAGTCGCGACGCTGGATGCATTTGGCGCGGTCCTGCAGGTGCGTGAGAACGACAACATCCCTGCCGCACTGGCGGATTTGCGCGCCATCACCCGGCGCGAGCGCAACGACCCTGTGCTGTGGCACGCCCAGCTGCGCCTTGCGCAGGCGGTCGGCGAGCGCGATGTGGCGCTCGACGCCATCGAACAGGGGCAGCGTGCGGCCAACGCCGCGCCTGTCCGCCTGCAACGCGTGTTCGCCGCGGAGCGCGCGCTGTACGATGGCGACGTTCCGGCTGCGATCGCGCAATGGCGTGCGCAACTGGCTGAAACACCCGACGACACCCTGACCGACCTGCAACTCGCGCGAGCCCAGGGCGGCGGCGGGGATTTTCGTGCCGCCATGGCCAGACTGTCACAACTTACCGCTCGCGACGGCGACGACCCGCGCGCCTGGTTCGAGCTGGGCAAGTTCTCGATCATGCAAGGTGAGGCGAGGCGCGCCGTCGACGATTATCTGGTGCGCGCGCTGGTGCTCTACAAGCGCGGCAGAAACCCCTATGGAGTCGCGGAAACAACCAATGCGCTCGGCATCGGCTACGGCCGCCTCGGCCAGACCGCCAATGCCGAGGAGCAATACCGCAAGGCCGCGACGCTCCAGCGCGATGTCGGCAACCGCCGTGGCGTGGCCACCAGCCTGCGCAATCTGGCCAACGTGTTGAGCCTTCGCGGGGCCTTTGACGAAGCCGGCAACGCACTTGCGCAGGCCCGTGCGCTGACGGTCGAACTCGACGACCGCGAGGGGCTGGCTGCCGTGGACAACGAACTCGGCGTGCTTGCCGAGGAACGCGGCGACTACCTCGGGGCACTCGAAGCCTACCGTCGTGCGTTGCAGGGCTGGCAGCAGGTCGGCGACGCACATGGACTGGCCCAGGCACTCAACGATATTGGCTTCGCCAACTTCCAGCTCGGCCGGTACGACGACGCGCAGAGCTACTGGCAACGCACCGCGGAAAGTGAGGCTGGCCTCGGCGACACCGGCCGCATCCGCACCGGGCAGAACCTGGGGCTGCTGGCGGCGGCGCGTGGCCATTGGCAGGAGGCACGCAAACTGCAGGAAGGCGCGCTGGCCGAAGCTGAAAGGCAGCAGATGCCCGAGGAGGCGGCCGTGAGCCGGCGCAATCTGGCCAAGCTCGCGTTGATGCAGGGCGATGTGGCCGATTCGCTCGCCCAGGCCGACAAGGCCATCGCCCTGTTCAGCCAGCGCAGCGATCGGCGTGGCGAAGCCGACACGCGCCTGTTGCGCGTGCAGGCACTGCTCGCCGCGGGCGCTGAGGCCACGGCACGGCGCGAACTCAAACCGCTCGAAAGTGCCGACCCCGGCACCTCAGTCGAGCAGCGTGCCGGGGTCGAGATCGTGCGTGCGCAACTGGCCTTGCATGCGGGTGACCTGGAGAGCACGGTCGCAGCCTTGGACAACGCACAGCCGTTGGCCAAGGCGTCGGGAGTGCGCGAACTTCAGCTGCGGGTCGCGCTGCTGCGCGCGCATATCGACCCGCGTGCCGATACCGGGCTGGATAGCGCAACCGCGATGCTCGGCAATGCCGAATTGCG encodes:
- a CDS encoding chloride channel protein, translated to MTPATDTPVEHTDVRTVGSTDALPIAPALGLSLDAARMPRKSTLVTRRILLISVLAVILGVVAAYVAQLLMLTINLITDLCFYGRVSDVIGPHARTGSFVLSPADNQLGAWVILIPVVGGLLAGVMARWGSRAIQGHGIPEAMEQILTNESNIPARITWLKPLSSAFAIGTGGPFGAEGPIISTGGAMGSLIGQLLRVTANERKVLLAAGAAAGMAAVFGAPVASLVLAVELLLFELRPRSLIPVALAAVTAVGVRYATYGAAPVFPMPDVLQPGGWALISFVLIGGLVGYASVWVTKAVYGVEDMFEKLPVHWMWWPALGALVAGFVGWIEPRTLGVGYDNIDALVQGHFGLTMLLSFGALKFVSWVIALGSGTSGGTLAPLFMIGGSLGAVIGIGINHFLPGFGIDPRIAALVGMAAIFAGSSRALLTAVVFAFETTRQPASLLPLLGGCTAAYLISALLMRNTIMTEKIARRGVKVPSEYAADYLEQVSVGTACSRNVTTLRTTQTLAEVRRWLADEASHTQHQGYPVVDEQGRVQGVLTRRSLLDPQWHYTLALGELLTRPPIAVTEDHSLREAADHMVAESVGRLVVVSKNDPHRLVGIITRGDILAAHARRLREARFKGRHIKLGKSEKPAGAA
- the rpiA gene encoding ribose-5-phosphate isomerase RpiA, producing the protein MSNANEKRQAGEAAIRYVEDGAIVGVGTGSTVAFFIDALADLKQRIQGAVSSSEQSTAQLKKLGIPVLDLNATGPLTLYVDGADECDPYKRLIKGGGAALTREKIVAAASEKFVCIIDSSKRVELLGKFPVPIEVIPMARSLIGREIVKRGGHPVWRDGVVTDNGNWIIDVHGWQIVDPAALESELNQLPGIVTVGLFARRPADVVLIGDQLMG
- the rpsI gene encoding 30S ribosomal protein S9, which translates into the protein MATQQNYGTGRRKASAARVFLRKGKGAIEVNGKSLEQFFGRETSCMIVRQPLELTQNTDKFDIKVTVAGGGITGQAGAIRLGIARALIEYDESLKSPLRKAGFVTRDAREVERKKVGLHKARRATQFSKR
- a CDS encoding EVE domain-containing protein — protein: MNHWLMKSEPDAFSIDDLKRKKREAWDGVRNYQARNFMRDGMRVGDPVFFYHSNCAVPGIVGIAEVATDAYPDPSQFDPKSRYFDPGSSRDKPRWMLVDVKFVKKLKRTISLDELKNDPALADMPLLRKGNRLSVMPVDAAHWKYILALE
- a CDS encoding S8 family peptidase, with protein sequence MSVGILRGRPISGGRISGAITMSSMFVPNVKRRTFRLCAVAAGLLASGVALADAQLDPQLLTKMGVAAPTDQLQVVISYQQSGPVTAGQVAELNALGISKGVTMHTLPIAGALATPEQIRALARHSDVVSIFFNSPLEYLNQEAREISGAARAVENPADYRRAIPFSGKGVSVLVNDSGVDGTHMDLQYGPHLVQNAQGATNLAAYDSMLPITYVEGVPNTDWGSGHGTHCAGTIGGTGARSNGLYRGVAPGADLVGYGSGAVLLILDAVGGLDYAATNQFSFHNPIRVTSNSWGSSGKFDPANPVNIATYELYKRGIVSVFAAGNDGPGEDTHNPYAQAPWVISVGAGEKNGVLTGFSSRGKRGESSTFRMPDGVQWTYVNQPTIVAPGVDIVSTRDSTGTLPALAAEKDAATLSPANLPFYTVMSGTSMATPHVAGIVALMLEANPNLTPANVRDIIARTATNMTGRLPWEAGAGHINAYTAVAEAAGVRNGFGATVNALNSFNSNQVIVAGPPPVPFSVNFAPVGPVGEQSFTVGPETAWVSARATIDANTLALVLIDPDGVRYGSSIALPVIGDTVTTGAPAKPGVWRVTVRGIGSVSGVGLDPAKVTNGYAAPGTVTGEVGFLNSGGYTGLSDIANHPARSAIQFAVANRLVDGYPNGQFRPDQFLKRGELAQYLLMGASVRQYLPFSGKPSFTDVGASDSMYPFAESAIARGGALRDLSNGQDGVMTLQPNGAFRSNDSVSRLGLAYSLVQSLALQNEARSFTGTLTAFYDGRRIPLDDAASIPANLRGYVQLALDRGVINARFTVVQGPYDLQPTLHAYFDPSLSVTRAAYAVAAGRYFSLYQSGK
- the rplM gene encoding 50S ribosomal protein L13, whose product is MKTFSANADNVKRDWFVVDATNKTLGRLSTEIARRLRGKHKPEYTPHCDTGDYIVVINAQKVAVTGAKLDDKMYHRFTGYVGNLKTTSLKDLLATYPERVIEIAVKGMLPKNPLGREMYRKLKVYGGAEHPHTAQQPQALEI
- the coq7 gene encoding 2-polyprenyl-3-methyl-6-methoxy-1,4-benzoquinone monooxygenase is translated as MTVRTLSPLDRLLAGCERALEAIAGSPQSHRRSPARGIAETDMDDADRRHAAGLMRVNHTGEVCAQALYFGQAALARHADNRQHLLHAAAEETDHLAWCAERLQQLDSRPSLLNPLWYAGSYAIGAAAALAGDPLSLGFVVETERQVEAHLAEHLEKLPMQDARSRAVLTQMQSDEIRHAQAAQAHGGVELPGPLPTLMRLSSLVMKAVAYRI